One Sporomusaceae bacterium ACPt DNA window includes the following coding sequences:
- the topB_1 gene encoding DNA topoisomerase 3, which yields MSKTLVLAEKPSVGRDLARVLHCNTKGNGYFEGPKYVVTWALGHLVTLADPEVYDEKYKAWRLEDLPMLPAQLKLVVIKQTGKQFNIVKEQLTRKDIGEVVIATDAGREGELVARWILEKAHVTKPVKRLWISSVTDKAIKDGFNNLRPGKDYENLYASAVARAEADWLVGINATRALTTKYNAQLSCGRVQTPTLAIIAAREAEIKNFQPRPYYGITAVAERLKLTWQDAKTKDTKTFDKVVCDKIIASITGKQAEVIDVHKVHKKSFAPALYDLTELQRDANRIFGFSAKETLSVMQKLYEGYKVLTYPRTDSRYISTDIVDTLNERVKACDTGLYSKQILKILKKPIKPNSHFVDNSKVSDHHAIIPTEQPAVLSSFTDKERKIYDLVVKRFLAVLCPPFEYEQTTVTVRIGHELFVAKGKTINVLGWKELYSTSFEEEESEDIAEQLLPTLNKGDIVNISSIYMSKGETKPPAPFNEASLLSAMENPVKYMAGESQTLKKVIGETGGLGTVATRADIIEKLFSSFVIEKKGKDIFVTSKGKQLLELAPEDLRSPALTAGWEQKLAAIAKGRLNKQSFIAEIKDYTKEIITEIKNSQEQFRHDNITRTRCPECGKYLLEVNSKRGKALVCQDRECGYRKNVAQVTNARCPNCHKKLELRGEGEARTFVCVCGYREKLTAFTERRKEESASKVSKEEVAKYLKTQQTTGGEPFNTALADALAKLKLK from the coding sequence ATGAGTAAAACATTAGTATTAGCCGAAAAGCCGTCTGTCGGCCGGGATTTAGCCAGAGTCTTACATTGCAATACTAAAGGCAACGGGTATTTTGAAGGACCAAAATATGTCGTCACTTGGGCGTTAGGCCATCTGGTGACGCTGGCCGACCCTGAGGTTTATGATGAAAAATATAAGGCATGGCGGCTGGAAGACCTGCCTATGCTGCCGGCGCAGCTCAAGCTTGTCGTCATCAAGCAAACCGGCAAACAGTTTAATATTGTTAAAGAACAACTAACCCGGAAAGATATTGGCGAAGTTGTTATCGCTACTGACGCCGGACGGGAAGGTGAGCTTGTCGCCCGATGGATATTGGAAAAAGCCCATGTAACCAAGCCGGTTAAGCGTCTATGGATTTCTTCGGTAACTGATAAGGCGATAAAAGATGGTTTTAATAATCTAAGGCCGGGCAAAGACTACGAAAACCTGTACGCCTCGGCGGTAGCCAGAGCTGAGGCCGACTGGCTGGTGGGCATCAATGCCACGCGGGCGCTGACCACTAAATATAATGCCCAGCTGTCCTGTGGCCGCGTTCAGACCCCGACGCTGGCGATCATTGCCGCCCGGGAAGCCGAGATAAAAAACTTTCAGCCTAGACCTTATTACGGTATTACGGCTGTGGCCGAACGCCTGAAGCTAACCTGGCAGGACGCCAAAACCAAAGATACCAAAACGTTTGACAAAGTTGTCTGCGACAAGATTATTGCGTCAATAACCGGGAAGCAGGCTGAGGTTATTGATGTGCACAAAGTTCATAAAAAAAGCTTTGCGCCGGCGCTGTATGACTTGACTGAACTGCAGCGGGACGCTAACAGGATTTTTGGATTTTCGGCCAAAGAAACTCTGTCAGTAATGCAGAAGCTGTATGAAGGGTATAAAGTACTGACCTATCCGCGCACCGATTCCCGGTATATTTCTACAGATATAGTTGATACTTTGAATGAGCGGGTTAAAGCCTGCGATACCGGTCTTTACTCCAAACAAATCTTGAAAATATTAAAAAAACCGATAAAACCTAATAGTCATTTTGTTGATAACAGTAAAGTTTCTGACCATCATGCCATCATTCCTACCGAGCAGCCGGCAGTCTTAAGTTCATTTACAGACAAGGAACGAAAAATATATGATTTGGTTGTTAAGCGCTTTCTGGCAGTACTGTGTCCACCATTTGAGTATGAACAGACCACGGTAACAGTCCGCATCGGTCATGAACTGTTTGTTGCCAAGGGCAAGACAATCAATGTCCTTGGCTGGAAAGAACTTTACAGTACCAGTTTTGAGGAGGAAGAGTCTGAGGATATTGCCGAACAATTGCTGCCCACTCTGAATAAGGGCGACATAGTAAACATATCCAGTATTTACATGTCTAAAGGCGAGACCAAGCCGCCAGCTCCGTTTAACGAAGCCAGCCTGCTGTCAGCTATGGAAAATCCAGTGAAGTATATGGCAGGAGAAAGCCAAACTCTAAAAAAGGTAATTGGTGAAACCGGCGGCCTGGGAACGGTAGCCACCCGGGCCGATATTATTGAGAAACTGTTTAGCAGTTTTGTTATTGAAAAGAAGGGGAAAGATATTTTTGTAACTTCCAAAGGTAAGCAGCTGTTGGAACTGGCGCCCGAAGACTTGAGGTCACCGGCCTTGACGGCCGGGTGGGAACAGAAGCTTGCTGCAATCGCCAAAGGGCGGCTGAATAAACAGTCGTTTATTGCCGAAATAAAAGACTACACCAAAGAAATTATTACCGAAATCAAAAACAGTCAAGAGCAGTTTCGGCATGATAATATCACGCGTACCCGGTGTCCCGAATGCGGCAAATACCTGCTTGAGGTCAACAGCAAGAGAGGCAAAGCGCTGGTCTGCCAGGACCGAGAGTGCGGCTACCGGAAGAATGTTGCCCAAGTCACCAACGCCCGGTGTCCGAACTGTCACAAGAAGCTTGAATTGCGCGGTGAGGGCGAAGCAAGGACATTTGTGTGCGTCTGCGGCTATAGGGAAAAACTGACGGCGTTTACTGAACGCAGGAAAGAAGAGAGCGCCAGCAAGGTTTCCAAGGAGGAAGTGGCCAAGTATCTAAAAACTCAGCAAACCACAGGCGGCGAGCCGTTTAACACCGCGCTGGCTGACGCGCTGGCCAAGCTAAAACTCAAATAA